One window from the genome of Nicotiana tomentosiformis chromosome 5, ASM39032v3, whole genome shotgun sequence encodes:
- the LOC104106138 gene encoding uncharacterized protein, whose translation MAMYIRVKRNRTTYFIQCDPTETILQIKEKLYNLIDQPVNDQRLILMPAGDVLEDSKSLADQKVENDAVVALTLRKDDNAFEDVNIVRPNDFYQSHDSEGGANW comes from the exons GCAATGTATATCCGTGTCAAGCGTAATAGGACCACCTACTTTATTCAATGTGACCCAACCGAGACAATTCTACAAATAAAGGAGAAATTGTATAACCTCATAGATCAACCAGTTAATGATCAGCGATTAATCTTGATGCCTGCTGGAGACGTGTTGGAAGACTCGAAGTCCCTAGCTGATCAGAAG GTTGAAAATGATGCTGTGGTGGCACTGACTCTGAGAAAAG ATGACAATGCATTTGAGGATGTAAATATTGTGAGACCGAATGACTTTTACCAGTCCCACGATTCAGAAGGTGGTGCTAATTGGTGA